The following coding sequences lie in one Apium graveolens cultivar Ventura chromosome 1, ASM990537v1, whole genome shotgun sequence genomic window:
- the LOC141670105 gene encoding uncharacterized protein LOC141670105 — translation MALAKSKKPMVSIKSGLSTTLFFVVLFTIPALLLLHTPPTSICTSFSSYTNTFSGDLRYAEFSWNRLKFSKQEPPLERMKIAVFTRKWPSGASPGGMERHAQTLHTALASQGHQVHIFTSPPTDDSGPASSSQEGNPPTDFLPHIHYHEGEPGRWSYNKAWEQYEEEEKRGPFDVVHSESVALPYWRARNVPNLAVSWHGIALESVHSNIYQDLVRNPKEKMSPGFNMTIHGVIPKVLDEIRFFQHYAHHIAISDSCGEMLRDVYQIPNKRVHVIVNGVDENDFKQDIESGKQFRANMGIPKNASLVLGVAGRLVKDKGHPLLHEAFSKLIENHPNVYLVVAGTGPWESRYKDLGSQVITLGSLKPDQLGGFYNAIDIFVNPTLRPQGLDLTLMEAMMSGKPVMASRFPSIKGTIIVDEEYGFMFSPNVESLKETLDLVVAEGSKRLAQRGKACREFAASMFTATKMALAYERLFLCIKNNAFCRYP, via the coding sequence ATGGCCTTAGCTAAGTCCAAGAAACCTATGGTTTCTATAAAATCCGGCCTTTCCACAACTCTTTTCTTTGTTGTTCTTTTCACAATTCCAGCTCTTTTACTTCTCCACACTCCTCCAACTTCCATTTGCACCAGCTTCTCCTCTTACACCAACACTTTCTCCGGGGATCTCCGTTATGCGGAATTTTCATGGAATCGTTTAAAATTCTCCAAACAAGAGCCCCCGTTGGAGCGTATGAAAATAGCTGTTTTCACCAGAAAATGGCCTAGTGGTGCCTCACCAGGAGGTATGGAGCGTCATGCTCAGACGCTCCATACTGCCCTTGCCAGTCAAGGCCATCAAGTTCATATTTTCACTTCTCCGCCTACTGATGACTCTGGTCCAGCCTCGTCTTCTCAAGAAGGTAATCCACCTACAGATTTCTTGCCTCATATCCATTATCACGAGGGTGAACCGGGGAGATGGAGTTACAATAAAGCCTGGGAGCAATACGAAGAGGAGGAAAAAAGGGGCCCGTTTGATGTTGTTCATTCAGAGAGCGTGGCCCTTCCTTACTGGCGAGCCAGGAATGTTCCCAACCTCGCGGTCTCATGGCATGGCATAGCCCTGGAAAGTGTCCACTCCAATATTTATCAAGATCTAGTACGTAATCCAAAAGAAAAAATGTCACCCGGTTTTAACATGACAATACATGGGGTAATTCCCAAAGTACTTGATGAAATTAGATTTTTTCAACACTATGCTCACCATATTGCTATAAGTGATAGTTGCGGAGAAATGCTAAGGGATGTTTATCAAATTCCTAACAAAAGGGTTCACGTAATAGTCAACGGAGTCGATGAAAATGATTTCAAGCAAGACATAGAATCAGGCAAACAATTCAGAGCTAACATGGGCATTCCAAAAAATGCAAGTTTAGTCCTTGGAGTTGCCGGAAGATTAGTGAAGGACAAAGGCCACCCTCTTCTTCATGAAGCATTTTCCAAGCTCATAGAAAATCACCCGAACGTGTATCTTGTCGTTGCAGGCACTGGACCGTGGGAGAGCAGATACAAAGACTTGGGATCCCAAGTTATAACATTAGGGTCCTTGAAACCTGATCAATTAGGAGGTTTTTACAATGCCATTGATATTTTTGTCAATCCAACACTTAGGCCACAAGGGCTTGATCTTACACTTATGGAAGCTATGATGAGTGGAAAACCAGTAATGGCATCTCGATTTCCAAGTATAAAAGGTACAATTATAGTTGATGAAGAGTATGGTTTCATGTTCTCTCCTAACGTGGAGTCGTTGAAGGAGACACTAGATTTGGTGGTGGCCGAGGGCTCTAAAAGGCTAGCTCAAAGAGGAAAAGCATGTAGAGAATTTGCAGCTTCAATGTTTACGGCAACTAAGATGGCATTAGCATATGAGAGACTGTTTCTTTGTATAAAAAATAATGCATTTTGTAGGTATCCTTAG